A region from the Xenopus laevis strain J_2021 chromosome 4S, Xenopus_laevis_v10.1, whole genome shotgun sequence genome encodes:
- the LOC108715382 gene encoding protein phosphatase 1 regulatory subunit 3D, with protein sequence MMSCAPPPSPYCLWFLQGCDVRHTHSTSGQASLSESLAVTQPGSCTSDSPAQSTLCMDTMPTHRHILPRNFSCTAVLYGDEPESPDDEEKDGEVEAPPPEKIKEESKPVTRGREITIVPQSPIARRRAKSLPTPAERRHLEVVVPRKKVVRFADSLGLELTSVRHFSDADVPNVPNHVLAGLRCREACPAGAELSTLLFRAPPSTPHLEPLFIDPCTKPDFVELVKQRRVCLESLRTDPFSISGELRVLNLSYEKEVTVRYTVDSWKTSSEVQATYQRGCSDRYTDRFSFKLLCLALINKESMLEFAIRYRVCGAEYWDNNAGENYMVKSHRATVSPPKEFDNAWIHFI encoded by the coding sequence ATGATGTCCTGTGCCCCTCCTCCTTCCCCATACTGTCTGTGGTTCTTGCAGGGATGTGATGTGCGTCACACTCACAGCACGTCAGGACAAGCGTCTCTCTCCGAATCTCTAGCTGTCACACAGCCTGGCTCATGTACCAGTGATTCCCCTGCACAGAGCACACTCTGCATGGACACCATGCCCACTCACCGCCACATCCTGCCCCGCAACTTCAGCTGCACCGCAGTGCTCTATGGGGACGAGCCAGAGAGCCCAGATGATGAAGAAAAAGATGGTGAAGTGGAAGCACCACCACCAGAGAAAATAAAAGAGGAAAGCAAACCTGTCACCCGGGGCAGAGAGATCACCATTGTCCCACAAAGCCCCATAGCGAGGAGAAGAGCCAAATCGTTGCCCACCCCAGCAGAAAGAAGGCATCTGGAAGTGGTGGTCCCTCGTAAGAAAGTGGTGCGTTTTGCTGACTCGCTGGGGCTGGAGCTAACATCAGTGCGGCATTTCAGCGACGCCGATGTGCCCAATGTGCCCAATCACGTGCTAGCCGGGCTGCGATGCAGGGAAGCTTGCCCCGCGGGGGCAGAGCTTAGCACATTACTCTTCCGTGCTCCTCCTAGTACCCCACACCTGGAGCCACTCTTCATTGACCCTTGTACCAAGCCGGACTTCGTGGAGCTGGTTAAGCAGCGAAGGGTTTGCCTGGAGAGCCTGCGCACGGACCCATTCAGCATCAGTGGGGAGCTGAGGGTCCTTAACCTTTCCTATGAGAAAGAGGTGACTGTCAGATATACTGTGGACTCATGGAAAACCTCTTCCGAGGTTCAAGCTACCTACCAACGAGGCTGCAGTGACCGATACACTGATCGCTTCTCTTTCAAGTTGCTGTGTCTGGCCCTTATAAACAAGGAGAGCATGCTGGAATTTGCCATTCGATACAGAGTCTGTGGGGCTGAGTATTGGGACAACAATGCTGGGGAAAACTACATGGTTAAAAGCCACAGGGCCACTGTGTCACCACCTAAAGAATTTGACAATGCCTGGATTCACTTCATCTAG